In the Centroberyx gerrardi isolate f3 chromosome 9, fCenGer3.hap1.cur.20231027, whole genome shotgun sequence genome, one interval contains:
- the LOC144539794 gene encoding phospholipase A2 inhibitor and Ly6/PLAUR domain-containing protein-like has product MKLILTLALIWTLFNTAEALQCQTCTSSDPQCTNTTSHTCPSDSDQRCVTAAIKATNSTQHFQRILKSCVPSSHCSDNTTYSENFGFASLAASLKCCNTDGCNSETLPFPTDQASNSLQCFSCDSMGSTECNSKIQCVGMEDRCFSGRVTDRPYTFPTFGCASANLCDHLTTLPDGFTHFTSGPNCCQGNLCNSAWAVKLSVFPLLLGLFTLTFIC; this is encoded by the exons ATGAAGCTGATCCTGACTCTGGCTCTCATCTGGACCCTCTTCAACACAG CTGAAGCACTTCAGTGTCAGACTTGCACTTCCTCTGATCCTCAGTGCACAAACACAACCTCACACACCTGTCCCTCTGACTCTGACCAGCGGTGTGTAACAGCTGCCATAAAAG CAACAAATTCAACGCAGCACTTTCAGCGCATCCTCAAGTCGTGTGTGCCATCCTCCCACTGCAGTGACAACACGACATATTCAGAAAACTTTGGGTTTGCGAGCCTAGCTGCATCTTTGAAATGCTGCAACACAGATGGCTGCAACTCTGAAACTCTGCCTT TTCCCACTGACCAGGCCAGTAATAGCCTACAGTGTTTCTCCTGTGACAGTATGGGAAGCACTGAATGCAACAGCAAAATACAGTGTGTAGGAATGGAGGACCGCTGCTTTAGTGGGAGAG TGACGGATCGGCCCTACACCTTTCCGACCTTTGGCTGTGCGTCTGCAAACCTGTGTGACCATCTGACTACACTGCCTGATGGCTTTACTCATTTCACCAGTGGACCAAACTGCTGTCAGGGCAATTTGTGTAACTCTGCCTGGGCTGTGAAACTGAGTGTGTTCCCTCTGCTGCTCGGACTCTTTACCCTTACTTTCATCTGTTAG